One genomic window of Arachis hypogaea cultivar Tifrunner chromosome 8, arahy.Tifrunner.gnm2.J5K5, whole genome shotgun sequence includes the following:
- the LOC112704991 gene encoding uncharacterized protein: MIEGNYVAVKPWDQEFRSSENCFGATLVWIRISGLPIWCYQEDAMLRVAAAVGIPIKVDLATKLAERGRYARACVQIDLGLPVTKKILVEGVEYEVEYESLHLICDSCLKFGHDMKVCKTDSNAGGGTNAKVISDVAKQPESSNSKNPVHVEKASFHFGKNLGDETVNVTVPNLVESDLHAVHVDHAQHEDLEGWTQVIRKGKYKMGQKPSPSTHQVQPKAKKTPNKATSTWTRPNHQRTTHATGSKVKLSRGINIGKSVSVASSGTRHNVHYQQQCETTNGNVRKRPRPNSLQNSPVDKDGASTAAWNVRGASNKMARVHCKNLLGFHCVGIEEAVGHRGGIWFLSSIANSSCVVIDQIDQCITVKVSVGHNRPWMAIGDFNEIVAPDESTGAYFSSHRASLLATTLDDCELFDLKVTGRRYTWYRAVQASRDLAKRLDRALVNEAWMSMFPEGYSEILSRLHSDHCPILVRCHGSPRVKGSRPFRFQAAWATHPSYKHVISKAWNQEFGGVTERLKMVQQASLDFNSKIFGNIFVRKNKLEYQIDQIQRRLEVTDVLSLRIKEAELREDYNRLLLQEELFWYQKSREHWVNLHNVIPTAEFRLGRGLALSSTCHRCQNGSESTLHCLRECPSAKEVWTLLGLYSDNSNLHDWLYRGARSGDAFLFFSTIWWI; the protein is encoded by the exons ATGATTGAGGGAAATTATGTGGCTGTGAAGCCTTGGGACCAAGAGTTTAGATCAAGTGAAAACTGTTTTGGAGCAACTTTAGTGTGGATTAGAATTTCTGGATTACCAATTTGGTGCTACCAAGAAGATGCAATGCTCCGTGTTGCGGCTGCAGTTGGCATTCCCattaaggttgatttggcaaCAAAATTAGCTGAAAGAGGACGATATGCTCGAGCCTGTGTTCAGATAGATTTAGGATTGCCAGTGACTAAGAAGATTCTTGTTGAAGGTGTTGAATATGAGGTTGAATATGAAAGTCTTCACCTTATTTGTGACTCCTGTCTCAAGTTTGGTCATGATATGAAGGTGTGCAAGACTGACAGCAATGCAGGAGGAGGAACTAATGCCAAGGTGATCAGCGATGTAGCAAAACAGCCAGaaagctcaaattcaaaaaaTCCAGTGCATGTGGAAAAGGCAAGTTTTCATTTTGGCAAGAATCTTGGAGATGAGACTGTAAATGTTACTGTCCCGAATTTGGTGGAGAGTGATTTGCATGCTGTTCATGTAGACCATGCACAACATGAGGATTTGGAAGGTTGGACTCAAGTGATTAGGAAAGGAAAGTATAAAATGGGTCAAAAGCCTTCTCCTAGTACCCATCAGGTCCAACCAAAAGCAAAGAAGACTCCTAACAAGGCTACCAGTACTTGGACAAGGCCTAACCACCAACGTACAACACATGCTACTGGATCCAAAGTAAAATTAAGCAGGGGCATCAATATTGGAAAATCGGTTAGTGTGGCTTCTTCGGGGACCCGGCACAATGTTCATTATCAGCAGCAATGTGAGACAACAAATGGCAATGTGCGAAAGCGTCCTCGCCCAAACTCTTTGCAGAATTCACCAGTAGATAAGGATGGAGCATCGACGGCAG CTTGGAATGTGAGGGGTGCGTCTAACAAGATGGCCCGTGTGCATTGCAAAAATTTG ttgggttttcattgtGTTGGTATTGAGGAAGCAGTAGGACACAGGGGTGGCATTTGGTTTCTATCTTCTATTGCTAATTCTTCTTGTGTGGTTATTGATCAAATTGACCAATGTATCACAGTAAAAGTGAGTGTGG GCCATAATAGACCATGGATGgccattggtgattttaatgagattgtgGCACCAGATGAGAGTACAggtgcttatttttcttctcacagAGCTAGTCTATTAGCTACTACTCTAGATGACTGTGAGCTCTTTGATCTTAAAGTGACTGGTAGGAGATATACTTGGTATAGAGCAGTTCAGGCTAGCAGGGACTTGGCTAAAAGGTTGGATAGAGCTCTAGTTAATGAGGCGTGGATGTCAATGTTTCCTGAGGGTTATTCTGAAATTCTTAGCAGGCTTCattctgatcattgtcctatttTAGTTCGTTGTCATGGTAGCCCCAGAGTGAAAGGTTCTCGTCCTTTTAGGTTCCAAGCTGCGTGGGCAACACATCCTTCTTATAAACATGTTATTAGTAAGGCTTGGAATCAAGAGTTTGGAGGCGTTACTGAAAGGCTTAAGATGGTTCAACAGGCTTCTTTGGACTTCAACtcaaagatttttggaaatatttttgtgCGAAAAAATAAGCTGGAATATCAGATTGATCAGATTCAACGGCGTTTGGAGGTTACCGATGTGTTATCTCTGAGAATTAAAGAAGCTGAACTGAGGGAAGATTATAATAGGCTTTTATTGCAAGAGGAACTTTTTTGGTACCAGAAATCTAGAGAGCACTGGGTCAA tCTCCATAATGTTATTCCTACAGCAGAGTTTCGTTTGGGTCGTGGTTTAGCTTTATCTAGCACCTGTCATCGGTGTCAGAATGGTTCTGAATCCACTCTTCATTGTCTTCGGGAGTGCCCTAGTGCCAAGGAGGTCTGGACCCTTTTAGGCTTGTATTCAGATAACTCGAATTTACATGATTGGCTCTACAGAGGTGCAAGGAGTGGagatgcttttcttttcttttcgactaTCTGGTGGATTTAG